The following proteins are encoded in a genomic region of Grus americana isolate bGruAme1 chromosome 5, bGruAme1.mat, whole genome shotgun sequence:
- the SMIM38 gene encoding small integral membrane protein 38 translates to MESVLLMILLVVIILIRFILWSCLSAYIDYKLSRRFPDTRKED, encoded by the coding sequence ATGGAATCAGTCCTTTTGATGATTTTACTGGTTGTAATTATATTAATACGATTCATTTTGTGGTCCTGTCTTAGTGCTTATATAGATTATAAACTGTCCCGAAGGTTTCCTGACACAAGAAAAGAGGACTAA